Within Lolium rigidum isolate FL_2022 chromosome 5, APGP_CSIRO_Lrig_0.1, whole genome shotgun sequence, the genomic segment cattatttgcttctttttcaatggttgatttttgtatcaacccTATCGGATCCGTGATTTGTAAAtttagaattttttatttttgttaataaataattgtgtgcatctattgatgtagAGGCCAGGGGCATTCCCCATttcaaagagaaaaaaaaaaaactagattgTGTGCTAGAAATTTGAAGCTCTACCTTCATGGGCGAAACTACACTCTCAGAAATTGTAGTTCAGGATCTTATCTCAGAAACGACGATCCATATATCCCCCATATAACCATCCTTGATATCTGAAACGACTGACTTGCAATCCAAGACGATATGCATCCTGTCCAAAGCAAGATCTTCAGCAAGGGCCAATGCTATGACGAtgatttaacaaaaataaaatacacCTTAACAAGAATACTTTACACAACTAAAGACACGAGACACTATCCCTTTCTTCTTTACTAATATGGTGATGATATAATTAAAATTAAAAACATGAGCTCGGTCCATTATCCCTTTCTTCTTCAGAGAAGAAACCTTACTCTAATGAATGGATAACGAACCACCCCATATGTACATCGACTGCCACACGCAGTTCCTGCTATGCTATAAAACCAAAATTGACTACACAGTTGAGCTCTATATACTTCAATATTGCACTCTTGCTATGTTCTAGGGCCTACAAGATCAGCTCCAGAGAAAGAAAAACAGCTTCCTGCTTGCACTTCCCAGAACAACGATCATGAGAGCACTGCATTCATGCTCCAACATCAGGTAGCATCCTTTCCAAAGGCAGGCAGGATTGGACGAATGAATCACAAacaaaacttgagtgatcattccATGGAGGAGACGGCAATAAATTGTATAGCTCGcaccagaaatgcacggcagaCTGCTAGTCAGAGTCCAAGTCGATTGTTAGTACAAATCTTGGTCGAACTGAACGCGCTTGCCGAGGCGGTGATAAAGGACCACCAGGTCTCTCCCCGGCTAACTTATCATCCGGAGCTGCACACGGGGAATAAAATGTTATATACGACATTGTATTCAGAAACATTCTGCAAATACAGTTTaatgatctaacacaaatggcagTAAGCAAGGAGGCAGTAAAGAGATAGCAGGCACACTACAATTCTAATTTGCTAAAGGTCTAGACTGAACTGTAATGCACACAGAAATCACACACAAACAAAACAACACAAATCAGAATGAGCTAGTGGCTTCTGTCATACCATCTAAAGCTGTTATTTCATCCCCATGGTTCGTCCTTTTCCGGGACACATTATTGGCAGTACTTAGACTTCTGCCAGCGCAACTATGGTCAAGTGGTGCTTGCAACGAACCATCATGTCCATCTTCTAGTAGATTTGCTGCTGGCGTTGCTACCGAGTTAACCCCAGAGACTGGATCATGCAGAGATTGATGGTTGGCAGCGAAGTTTTGCACTTCACCTAGACCATTTGTTGACTCTATGGCAGGGTCATCTTGGGGATTTGAAGGATACCCCCAGAATGGCAGTCCCaactcttcaaaatcttcagttaaCATAAGAAACGAAGCTTCGACTGGAGCTCCATCAGGTTGTTCCTTACTTGTTCCTGAAGTTTTAGGTGGATTGGGTggaaatggatctccagtatcatcTGCCGAGTTGCACTTCAAAGCATTAGAAGACAACACCAtgacattatcatcatcatcatcagaatcACTCAGTACTATTATATCTTGCTCTATTGGTAATGGAGGCACATGTTCATCTACAGGAGAAGAATCAAGATCATGTACACATTGTCCTGGTTCTGAATCTTCAGTGTTCTCAAGATCAATGTTGCTTGTAGAACTGACACAGTTTCCATTTTCGAAGTTCTCTGACTGATCATTATCAGAAGGTGGCATCGAGTTAACATCCCCTCTCTTGGTAATTTCCCACTTGCCATTGTTGTTTTTCCTAATTCCCAACTTAATACGACAGCCCAGCTGTTCAGATGGAGACACTTCTTTAATCTCCTCCTTTACTATATCCGTGTTGGGCCTAGAGCTTATGCTGGTGGCCACACACAGAGTACCATCTGGTAAATGCCACCGTGCAAGATCCTTCAGTTTAGCTCCGCCCTTAACTCTCCAAGAACCATCAGGCTTGACATCAATTTCACATACATCATCTTCACAGCTTTGGATCTGTGTCACCAAAATGCAACAATATCGGCAAAATGATGCATAATGGACTAATGCAGACTTCAACAAATACATCGTTCCACTATGAACTCACCAGCGAAGCGATCCTATTGAAATACGGATCAATGATTATATTGTCCAAAGAATAGTTCTTCAGGCAAATTGGGCATTGCCACTGCAGAGAGGGAAATAAAGCTTTATTAGGCAAAGAACGGAAAAAGGGTAATTAATTAATTTTAAGAGAAATAATCAAACCTTCCGTGAACGTTGATTAAGTTCCACAAAAGCTTCCAAGTCAAAACAACCCATGTGAACACAGGATTTGAACCTACCAGCTATCTTAATCCTTGAACCAGTCATCTGTCAAGATAAATTAGCTTTCAGAAAGCCAAGTATTACAGAACCTGGCATACAAAGACATGATGGCTAACACTGTGTGAAGGAGAGCAAAATAAACTATGAGCCAGATAATATCATATTTACAATATGGGATTTTTAGGAATGCATTTTGTTAAAAATTTGTAATTAAAAAGTATGATGATTCTAGAAGGGTTCATGGATCGCAGAGAGAACAATGTCCGGCCATCAGGTGGCAATTGCAAAGTTCGGTACTCCAATGAACATGAGGTCAGGTAGCAGAATATCAGCAATATCATGCCGGATCTAATCATTCTGAGTAATGGCCAGGGTAATTACCGGGCATCGGAGATTCACAGAGACTGTGTCAGCCACAACCTCAATATCGCTATCACTGTCTGCTTTATCTGCCTCAGCTCCACCACCAACACAGCGGCGCACACGAGCAAGGGCATAATCAAACTTCTCACCATCATCTTCCTTTGGCACCAAACTCAGAACCTGTCCATATCAAACTATAAGATACGAACTGAAACCATAAAGCACGGTCCAATTTCAGGTGGTGATGGTTCACACTTCATAGGTATCAGCTTGTTTTCTGGCCTTATACCAGAGTGTGGAAAGAAAATACATTTTTAACAGCGTAATTTGATGTAAAACCAGAAATCCTGGCCAGAAAGCAAGCTGATACTGGAACATTCTTCAACATACATTATTAGTTTTATACTTTTGTACCATCTTTGATCACATAGATGATCGCCTGAGGACTTACAATGGAGTTCACTTGGGGAGACAATCTAGACAACAGTACGAGCTTCATAATTGGCACGCGATGGTGATCAATTCCGACTGCACCCAGGCAGAAACAAGCACCACATTTTCACCCCGTGGTTGCCTCTTCCTCtccttttttctctcttttaCTTATCCCCAACCAACAATACATTCCTTCATTTACGAGCACCGCAAATGAAGGCTATGGCTTGCCACTCCCGCCCAAACCGAGTGCTGGCCCTCCGTCAGAATTTCGTGTTCATTGAGTTGAAAGCTTTAGTTTTCGAAGTTGTAAGTTAATGTTCATTTGAGTTGAAAGTTTGCGCTTTGATAGTTGAAAGCCATAAATCACCTAGTCAAAActtgatttttttgtcttttctAGTGCCAGCACAGCAGGCGGAAGGGGATCGAGGATGGAACGATAGTGATGGAGGAAAGGTACAGATGTTTTAGTCACGTGGGTTCAGATCCGTGTTATACCAGGGGGAGAGCCCAGTAAGAATCGATCATACTGTGCACGAAAGATCACCAAATAGAGGCTTTGTGAGTAGATTGAGTTCTCCCTGGTTGACTCAATATACAAAGAAAAACAGTTACCTCTTGCAGAGATTTCCTCTTGGCGATTCGGACACCCAAAGAAAACATGCGGGAGTCACTTCTAGATAGAACAATTTTGTTCGGTCCTTCTTTGCAATATTCAGTTAACTGGGAAGAGAGAAAAAATGAGTAGATCAACAAACAACTAAACAGGAATTGTAACTTACTAGTAACATAATAATTAGTGAGGCAAATCATTCTGAAGCTATAACGTAAGAGAGCAAGCTCCATGGCAACATGATACTTACTACTGGACCATCATCTCTACCATTGGCACCTAACTGCTGTGTAACTTGCCGGTTGACAACCCTGACATGAACACCTGAAGGGAAGAAAAAGAACTGCCAACATGAATAGCTCAAATCTATGATGATTTCACATGGCTATCTGGCACAGCAAATTTCATGTAACAAATGCCAGATTAAATCTATAGCTAGAAGAATGCATGATACTAAATTCCTTAATTGCCAATATGAGAGCATGCACAAGCGTAAGAAGCCATAAATGCATAAAGACGTGTAATTAGGCAAGTGAGTGCAACATATCATTCCCTTTTAATACAAAATTatactgtaggggcttcccctatggTTTTACTGTCACAAAAAAAAATGGTATTCAGTGCAGCGACCGATCACAAGCTATGTCAGACTACCACCACATATAAAGCTTGAAAACGTAAAATACCATGCAAAACTTACTCAAAACATCCTAACAGGGGAAAATTGGTTTGGCAAGCGAATATGAAGCCAAGCCGTTCAATCAGGCACATGGAAGGACATAATGTCAATGTGTGCAACAAAATATAATACACTAATAATAAAGATAATATATAAAGATGCATCTTCCATGGATTAAATCACATGACTGATAAGAAACAAAACCAGCAGTAAACCAATACAGTGAATTTTAAGGAGTGTCCTTTGAACTGAATAAACATTTTTTTATAGAACTATATCAGAGAATATTATCTAGTAGGCCA encodes:
- the LOC124652703 gene encoding E3 SUMO-protein ligase SIZ2-like, yielding MKPEPADESAVAACKDNLKLFRIKELKDVLQQLGLSRQGKKQELVEKIIAVLSDQQDQVPNLNGKQMVGKEKVLKIVDDTFRKLHEPANSVAAPKNQVDPGHSVKTKKKLNESAKVEVKVRCPCGNSMANGPMIKCDDPQCNVWQHVGCAIISEKSADNVPPELPSSFYCDICRINRADPFWVTINHPLLPTAIVPSKIASDGSYTVQHLEKTFPLSRAHWEMLQKAEYDIQVWCILLDDRVPFRIHWPLHSDVQVNGVHVRVVNRQVTQQLGANGRDDGPVLTEYCKEGPNKIVLSRSDSRMFSLGVRIAKRKSLQEVLSLVPKEDDGEKFDYALARVRRCVGGGAEADKADSDSDIEVVADTVSVNLRCPMTGSRIKIAGRFKSCVHMGCFDLEAFVELNQRSRKWQCPICLKNYSLDNIIIDPYFNRIASLIQSCEDDVCEIDVKPDGSWRVKGGAKLKDLARWHLPDGTLCVATSISSRPNTDIVKEEIKEVSPSEQLGCRIKLGIRKNNNGKWEITKRGDVNSMPPSDNDQSENFENGNCVSSTSNIDLENTEDSEPGQCVHDLDSSPVDEHVPPLPIEQDIIVLSDSDDDDDNVMVLSSNALKCNSADDTGDPFPPNPPKTSGTSKEQPDGAPVEASFLMLTEDFEELGLPFWGYPSNPQDDPAIESTNGLGEVQNFAANHQSLHDPVSGVNSVATPAANLLEDGHDGSLQAPLDHSCAGRSLSTANNVSRKRTNHGDEITALDAPDDKLAGERPGGPLSPPRQARSVRPRFVLTIDLDSD